The segment ATCCCAATTATTCACTGGGATGTTCCCTTAGAGTTGTCTCTTTATTACTTTCTATATTCTAGGAGTTTTGATGAGTgcgttctattttgttttaatctctaGGTATTTAGCTTTTatgtagttttgcttgtttggaggttgattttgtttcatttcattttctgtagCTTGGGTTTTCTAACTGTTAATAGTTTTAATTCCTTTGATTGTTCGTATATTTCgttgtacattttttttcttacacgATCAGTGATGTTGATTCTTAGTGTGGCTGAGCTGTGCTCCTCCCTCCTAGTGACTAGTATGTAGTTTTTTACTTAGGATTTCCTTGGCTTTGTACGTTGTTTTACTTTtgagggtttctgttgttgttttggttggttttagttttctgtttttcttatttttcactaTTTTACTTTCCATCTtagctctctttcttccctttatttctttttccttcctcttaggTAGCATTTATACTCTGTTACCTCCAATGAGCTTCCGGAGCAAACGGGAGTCAGAAAGGCTCCGATCTCAGGGCAGCTCTTGCACAGAGAGTTTCTGCTCTCAATATTTGGTTTTGAATACCATCGGCCATGGTTTCCACGCGGCCGTGAAGTTGGCCGTGCACCGCCTCACAGGTACCCCCGTGGCTGTCAAAATGCTCCTCAAGAGACAACAGTGGTGCCAGCAGGTCACATCTGAGGTAGAAATCATGATGAGGATCAACCACCCAAATATTGTATCTCTCATACAAGTCATTGACACTGAAAAGATAACATACCTCATCATGGAGTTGGCCAAGGGGAACCAGCTTTATTCTCGCATCAAAGAGGCTGGCCATCTGCAGGAGGATGAAGCACGGGGCATATTCAGACAATTATTAAGTGCTGTGGGATACTGCCATGAAGAAGGCATTATACACCGGGACCTTAAACCCGATAATATACTAGTCGATACCAAGGGAAGAATTAAAATCGTTGATTTTGGCTCTGCCACTCAAGTGCGGCCTGGGCAAAAGTTGAGAACGCACTATGGGACTTAtgcattttctgctcctgagctgTTCCTCGGGAAATTTTATGAGGGCCCCAAGGTCGACGTGTGGGCCCTAGGAGTAATTCTTTATTATATGACAGTTGGAAAACTCCCATTTGAGTCTGTCAGGCTACCACTACTCCGAAGGCAGGTTGTGTTAGGGACTTATGCTGAACCACTTGGCCTGTCAGAAGAGCTACAAGACCTGCTGAGTCTTTTAATGAAAGTGAATTCCCAGCAGAGGCCCACAATTCCTGACCTTTTGACTCATCCCTGGCTTAAGATAGACTCAGAGGGGTTCCCACAACCTTGTAAGGAACTcatccccctcaggccagacccagcCATTCTTAGAGCAATGCAGGACATTGGATTTGAAGCCCAAGGGGTTAAAGACTCCCTCgatcagaagaaattcaaccaAAGTATGGCTTGTTACTACTTTTTGGAAAAGCAGGCTCTTCAAGAGTGTGACATCCCAACCCGGCCTCATCCATGCATGACCCCATTCCCGACCCTTGATTACCCTGCTACTTCAGTGCGAGGGCTCAGAAGGCGAGGAAGCGAGCCCAGATGGCTCGGGTCATCCTCTGATAGTCAAGGTTCTGACCTCGGCCAGACTCCTAGTCATCGATTAGTCAAGAGGGCCAGTTGGCCTGGCGGTCTTCTCTGCAGGCCACGTCAGATAACACCCACAGTGGAGCTAACCCACAGAATTTCTATTAGTGACCCCTGCTTTTATTCAGTGCACAGCAAAGGCAAGAAGACCATCAACACTAAAAGCACAGAAGACAAATCCAGTGCCTCAGCAGAGGTTAAGCCTGTCGCAAGCAGGCCCTGGCCCAAAAGATTTAGGGGGTGGGTCAAGAACATCCGAAATGGCCTGATGAACCTGTGTTGCTGCATTCCGTCCAGAAAAAAACCTCCCCTGGGGCACAACAGAGTTGTTCCCCAGAAATGAAGAACATAGAAGGAATCCAGAGAGCAAGCATCCAACACTGCCCAGGTACATTGCTGTATTTGTATCTATTTTGCTCATGTCTGAGTCAACTGGCAGGTTATCATAGTGTGTATGTCTATGGGATGATGCACGGGGAAGCTAGGTCTAAAACACCGTGGGACGATGGTTAAGTCTAAGCTACCAGCACATCTGTCATTGCCGACAGTAACTCCCATGTTTATCCTGCTCATGGGAATACTAAAATACATTCAACTAGAAAGAGACAGCAGGATACTGACCAATGTAGGAGGATAAagttggagaaggaagagaaggagatgctgagggaggagagggtggtATGGGGTGGAGGCTAGGAGATGAGGGGAAGAGGTTCAGAGAAGCTTGGAGAGCAGTTTGGAACAGGGTGAccacagctggagagatgccctGTCCAGCAGAGGTCCCAGAGTCCCTCTCACATGTGTCATTGCCTTTTAGAAGATCACTAGAGGATGCCGGATGCTGCATCTCTGCAGTCCCAGTGTTGAAGAGGACCCACGTGTGGACACGGACCTGCAGAAGGGAGCGCTGTGAGAGCTGTCACGTTCCAGGTCAGCTGTCGAAGGATGAAAGCAAATGAAGAGATGCCAGGTGGCAAGAGAGCACCTCAAAGGCATCACTCTTCCTGGTGGAGGTTGAAAACCAGTCCAAAGCTGGTAAAGACCAGAGCCCTTTTGCTGACCAGGGTCACATCACACACCTCCTCTTGGCACAAGTTCTCGCCTCACTCTTAGTGGAGGATATACGGCTTCTTGATGTGTTTATCCGACTCTGAGAATAAAATAGCTGTTTGTGAAAGATGACCTCGTAGATTTTTCTGCATCTTCTTCACATAGGAAAATTGGCCCTGTGGCATTCCAAGGCCCCAGGAAGAATAACTTCGTGCCTCAAACCATCAAATTAAAAGTGCCTTGGAAGGGACCAAGCTCTAATGTACCTGAATGGGGAAAGTGTAGGAAGTGTAGAAGCTCAAATCTAAGGACAGCATCATATTCTACatgctttgatttctaaaagcctaaTGGCAGTCTTTATAGCCCACCTGAGCTGGGTCAGGATAGGTCCTGCTATTAACTCATGAGGAGTGAC is part of the Rattus norvegicus strain BN/NHsdMcwi chromosome 1, GRCr8, whole genome shotgun sequence genome and harbors:
- the LOC134485004 gene encoding sperm motility kinase 2B-like produces the protein MSFRSKRESERLRSQGSSCTESFCSQYLVLNTIGHGFHAAVKLAVHRLTGTPVAVKMLLKRQQWCQQVTSEVEIMMRINHPNIVSLIQVIDTEKITYLIMELAKGNQLYSRIKEAGHLQEDEARGIFRQLLSAVGYCHEEGIIHRDLKPDNILVDTKGRIKIVDFGSATQVRPGQKLRTHYGTYAFSAPELFLGKFYEGPKVDVWALGVILYYMTVGKLPFESVRLPLLRRQVVLGTYAEPLGLSEELQDLLSLLMKVNSQQRPTIPDLLTHPWLKIDSEGFPQPCKELIPLRPDPAILRAMQDIGFEAQGVKDSLDQKKFNQSMACYYFLEKQALQECDIPTRPHPCMTPFPTLDYPATSVRGLRRRGSEPRWLGSSSDSQGSDLGQTPSHRLVKRASWPGGLLCRPRQITPTVELTHRISISDPCFYSVHSKGKKTINTKSTEDKSSASAEVKPVASRPWPKRFRGWVKNIRNGLMNLCCCIPSRKKPPLGHNRVVPQK